A window from Primulina huaijiensis isolate GDHJ02 chromosome 11, ASM1229523v2, whole genome shotgun sequence encodes these proteins:
- the LOC140987686 gene encoding phenylacetaldehyde reductase-like isoform X2 — protein MLPHYPTLKTKSNEKQKMSEKGEVVCVTGASGYIASWLVKFLLEAGYTVKATVRNPNDPKKVEHLKALEGAKERLHLFEANLVEEGSFDSVIDGCQGVFHTASPVLIQVSDPQTELINPAVTGTLNVLRSCKKVPSIKRVVITSSMASVMFNSDPLNSDVIVDETWYSDPLFCEETKQWYGLSKTLAEKAAWNFCEENGLELVTLHPGFVIGPYLQPDLNLTTEAFLNLIKKGQQMWPSGIYRYVDVRDVARAHVLAFENPSASGRYCLVRKVMHSFDALKILSGIFPSLKLPAKENEAAIEDPPYHVSKEKAESLKLDFTPIEVTLRDTVQCLKDKNVLDF, from the exons ATGCTTCCGCACTATCCAACGCTAAAGACAAAATCCAAT gaaaaacaaaaaatgagtGAAAAAGGCGAGGTTGTTTGCGTGACAGGAGCGTCGGGGTACATAGCATCGTGGCTGGTTAAGTTTCTGCTTGAGGCTGGTTACACTGTTAAGGCCACTGTCCGCAATCCCA ATGATCCAAAAAAGGTTGAACATCTGAAGGCTCTCGAAGGAGCAAAGGAAAGGTTGCATTTGTTTGAAGCCAACTTGGTTGAGGAGGGTTCGTTTGATTCTGTCATTGATGGCTGTCAAGGCGTCTTTCACACAGCATCACCTGTTTTAATCCAAGTTTCAGATCCTCAG aCAGAACTGATAAATCCTGCCGTTACGGGAACACTTAATGTTCTTAGATCTTGCAAGAAAGTACCGTCAATCAAAAGAGTTGTTATAACATCATCTATGGCTTCAGTAATGTTCAACAGTGACCCTCTTAATTCTGATGTTATAGTCGACGAAACTTGGTACTCAGATCCTCTTTTCTGTGAGGAAACTAAG CAATGGTATGGTCTCTCAAAAACTTTGGCAGAGAAAGCTGCTTGGAatttttgtgaagaaaatgGCCTTGAACTGGTAACACTACATCCTGGTTTTGTGATCGGTCCTTACTTGCAGCCAGATCTCAATTTGACCACCGAGGCTTTTCTGAATCTCATTAAAAAAG GACAACAAATGTGGCCTAGTGGGATTTACAGATATGTTGATGTTAGGGATGTTGCTCGTGCACATGTTCTTGCATTCGAGAATCCTTCCGCTAGTGGAAGATACTGTTTGGTTAGGAAAGTGATGCATTCTTTCGATGCTTTGAAAATACTAAGCGGGATTTTCCCTTCACTCAAACTTCCTGCAAA GGAGAACGAAGCTGCCATTGAAGATCCTCCTTACCATGTTTCGAAAGAGAAGGCAGAAAGTTTAAAATTGGATTTCACTCCTATTGAGGTGACTTTGAGGGACACTGTTCAATGCTTGAAGGATAAAAATGTTCTCGATTTCTGA
- the LOC140987686 gene encoding phenylacetaldehyde reductase-like isoform X1: MLPHYPTLKTKSNEKQKMSEKGEVVCVTGASGYIASWLVKFLLEAGYTVKATVRNPNDPKKVEHLKALEGAKERLHLFEANLVEEGSFDSVIDGCQGVFHTASPVLIQVSDPQTELINPAVTGTLNVLRSCKKVPSIKRVVITSSMASVMFNSDPLNSDVIVDETWYSDPLFCEETKQWYGLSKTLAEKAAWNFCEENGLELVTLHPGFVIGPYLQPDLNLTTEAFLNLIKKGQQMWPSGIYRYVDVRDVARAHVLAFENPSASGRYCLVRKVMHSFDALKILSGIFPSLKLPANRENEAAIEDPPYHVSKEKAESLKLDFTPIEVTLRDTVQCLKDKNVLDF; encoded by the exons ATGCTTCCGCACTATCCAACGCTAAAGACAAAATCCAAT gaaaaacaaaaaatgagtGAAAAAGGCGAGGTTGTTTGCGTGACAGGAGCGTCGGGGTACATAGCATCGTGGCTGGTTAAGTTTCTGCTTGAGGCTGGTTACACTGTTAAGGCCACTGTCCGCAATCCCA ATGATCCAAAAAAGGTTGAACATCTGAAGGCTCTCGAAGGAGCAAAGGAAAGGTTGCATTTGTTTGAAGCCAACTTGGTTGAGGAGGGTTCGTTTGATTCTGTCATTGATGGCTGTCAAGGCGTCTTTCACACAGCATCACCTGTTTTAATCCAAGTTTCAGATCCTCAG aCAGAACTGATAAATCCTGCCGTTACGGGAACACTTAATGTTCTTAGATCTTGCAAGAAAGTACCGTCAATCAAAAGAGTTGTTATAACATCATCTATGGCTTCAGTAATGTTCAACAGTGACCCTCTTAATTCTGATGTTATAGTCGACGAAACTTGGTACTCAGATCCTCTTTTCTGTGAGGAAACTAAG CAATGGTATGGTCTCTCAAAAACTTTGGCAGAGAAAGCTGCTTGGAatttttgtgaagaaaatgGCCTTGAACTGGTAACACTACATCCTGGTTTTGTGATCGGTCCTTACTTGCAGCCAGATCTCAATTTGACCACCGAGGCTTTTCTGAATCTCATTAAAAAAG GACAACAAATGTGGCCTAGTGGGATTTACAGATATGTTGATGTTAGGGATGTTGCTCGTGCACATGTTCTTGCATTCGAGAATCCTTCCGCTAGTGGAAGATACTGTTTGGTTAGGAAAGTGATGCATTCTTTCGATGCTTTGAAAATACTAAGCGGGATTTTCCCTTCACTCAAACTTCCTGCAAA TAGGGAGAACGAAGCTGCCATTGAAGATCCTCCTTACCATGTTTCGAAAGAGAAGGCAGAAAGTTTAAAATTGGATTTCACTCCTATTGAGGTGACTTTGAGGGACACTGTTCAATGCTTGAAGGATAAAAATGTTCTCGATTTCTGA